In one window of Blattabacterium sp. (Cryptocercus punctulatus) str. Cpu DNA:
- a CDS encoding GYDIA family GHMP kinase: MIFISIMRKYEHFFYSHGKLLLTGEYFILYGAYGLALPTVKGQSFTIYYDKNCSGSYGLHWKSFDNIDKPWFEVFFKLPSLDICYNTEKKTAFRLRNLLLESRKIKKNFLKNSFGIFYVKTKLEFPINWGLGSSSTLINNIAKWASIDPYKLLEKNFPGSGYDIACVSNSKPIIFKLKNKKPHVVTINFNPPFKKKLFFLHLNKKKNTCEGIRFFRSKKNISSKSIDSISSITKKIIVCKTLKEFEILLLKHERIISGILDIPTVKEHYFPDYLGIVKSLGTWGGDFVLISFRKGMKKYFSKKGFHTILSFDEMIL, translated from the coding sequence TTATGCGAAAATATGAACATTTTTTTTATAGTCATGGAAAATTGTTATTAACAGGAGAATATTTTATTTTATATGGAGCTTATGGTTTAGCTTTACCTACCGTAAAAGGACAATCATTTACTATATATTATGATAAAAATTGTTCTGGATCTTATGGATTGCATTGGAAAAGTTTTGATAATATAGATAAGCCTTGGTTTGAAGTATTTTTTAAACTTCCTTCTTTAGATATTTGTTATAATACAGAAAAAAAAACAGCTTTTAGATTAAGAAATCTATTGTTAGAATCTAGAAAAATTAAAAAAAATTTTCTTAAAAATTCATTTGGTATTTTTTATGTAAAAACGAAATTAGAATTTCCTATAAATTGGGGTTTAGGTAGTAGTTCTACTTTAATTAATAATATAGCAAAATGGGCTAGTATAGATCCTTATAAGTTATTAGAAAAAAATTTTCCAGGAAGTGGATATGATATAGCGTGTGTATCCAATTCAAAACCAATAATTTTTAAATTAAAAAATAAAAAACCTCATGTTGTTACTATAAATTTTAATCCTCCATTTAAAAAAAAACTTTTTTTTCTACATCTTAATAAAAAAAAAAATACTTGTGAAGGAATTCGATTTTTTCGTTCAAAAAAAAACATATCTAGTAAAAGTATTGATTCTATTTCTTCCATAACTAAAAAAATTATAGTTTGTAAAACTTTGAAAGAATTTGAAATATTATTACTTAAACATGAAAGGATTATATCTGGAATACTTGATATACCTACTGTAAAAGAACATTATTTTCCAGATTATTTAGGTATTGTAAAAAGTTTAGGAACTTGGGGTGGGGATTTTGTTTTAATAAGTTTCAGAAAGGGAATGAAAAAATATTTTTCAAAAAAAGGATTTCATACTATTCTTTCATTTGATGAAATGATTCTTTGA